From the genome of Sinanaerobacter sp. ZZT-01:
GACTTAGATGATATTACTGCTAAAGATGAAACCGGTCAGCTGGCTGCGGCCTTTACCGGAATGATTGATAGCATTCGCGACCAAGTATTAGCAGCTGAGAGCATCAGTATCGGTGATTTTACGAAAGAAGTGCCTCTACGTTCGGATAAAGATGTTCTCGGATTGGCATTACAAAAAATTAAGACGGATCTTAATCGAACCTTATTAATTATTAACACAACAGCAGATCAAGTCAATATTGGGGCAGAACAGGTATCAAGTGCTTCACAATCGCTTGCATCCGGGGCGGCAGAGCAGGCGGCAACTGTCGAGGAGTTAAATGCGTCTATTACGAATGTTGCACAGCAGGCAGAGCAAAATTCAGTCAATGTACAGAAAGCTTCGGAATATGTAGGACAAACTGGCTTTGGCGTAAATGAAAGCAATGCGCATATGCAAGAGCTTAGCACTGCGATGAAAGAAATTAGCATTGCTTCTGAAAAAATATCTAGCATTACTAAAGTAATTGAGGATATTGCATTTCAAACAAATATTCTTGCCTTAAATGCAGCGATCGAGGCGGCTCGGGCAGGGAATGCAGGAAAAGGGTTTGCAGTGGTTGCAGATGAAGTGCGTAATCTTGCTGCGAAATCCGCAGAGGCGGCAAAGCAGACGGCAGGCTTAATTGAGCAATCTTCAAATACAGTTTTAGCAGGTGAAAAACAAGCATTGGAAACTGCGCAAATTCTTCAAGAAGTTGCTGAAAAATCAAGACTTGTTGAACAGGCAATACAAGAAATTGAATCGGCATCGGCTACGCAAGCACAAGCGATTGAACAGATTAACCAAGGTCTTTCACAGGTATCTTCCGTCGTACAGACAAATGCAGCGACAGCGGAAGAAAGCTCTGCATCTAGTGAAGAATTGGCTGCACAGGCACATACTTTGCAGGAAGAGGTTGGAAAATTTCATCTGTTGAAGGAGCAGTCTAACGACACTTCAACGCCTTTGAATGTTCGGACTGTTGCAAGAAACAAACCTCAAAATCAATCTTCTTTGGAGAAAGATACCATCAAGTATTAGGCCTGTTTAATACTGAGTGAAAAAATATTTTAAATAAAAAAATTTTAAGGAAAAAATTGCAGTTATAGCGCAGTCGATGGCTTTTGTTGTATAATGAGTGTAATCTAAGCCAAAAGGGGTATGAAATAAAAAATAAGCTGACTGGCTGAATTGGGGGTAGAAAAAATGGATAGAAATGAGAGCGACAGAAGCTGCATCGACTGCGGAACGGCAAAGTGTGGTAAATCCGATAAAAAGTATCCGACATTTTGTTTGACAGAACAAATGGATGAACAAATTTTGAAGGAAGCAATGGCTCTTTATCTTGAAAAGGAAGAGAATCAGAAAATAGCAATTGCATCAGCGGAGGTAGAAGCAGAGAACTATTGTAAAATGACTAGAATTGAAGAAATAATAGAATTTGCAAAAAAAATCGGGGCTGCGAAAATTGGAATTGCAACCTGCGTTGGACTGCTTTCAGAAGCGAGAACAGCTGCAAAGATTTTTAAAAAACATGGTCTTCAAGTATACGGAGCTGCCTGTAAAGTAGGAGCGCAGCCGAAGGTAACGATTGGAATTCC
Proteins encoded in this window:
- a CDS encoding methyl-accepting chemotaxis protein; this translates as MKKFKDFSISRKLLTGFLSLTLIMLIIGGVGIFGMVRINQMDTYLYESQTAPMNDLISAIEDLYQFSSDSKTAVIQTGSAQKIEELEKEYLSTKESFINHVEAYRETINTADSLALIDESLKLYDESFDPAIQKCFQAAKVGKQDEAMNALENETKDIQKIYNNFDTLVNNRMYSAQKTSKSNDSSAVLLTIILTIFVLIGGGLAVFLGLRISKMISKPIERVVDAANKIALGHVDVDLDDITAKDETGQLAAAFTGMIDSIRDQVLAAESISIGDFTKEVPLRSDKDVLGLALQKIKTDLNRTLLIINTTADQVNIGAEQVSSASQSLASGAAEQAATVEELNASITNVAQQAEQNSVNVQKASEYVGQTGFGVNESNAHMQELSTAMKEISIASEKISSITKVIEDIAFQTNILALNAAIEAARAGNAGKGFAVVADEVRNLAAKSAEAAKQTAGLIEQSSNTVLAGEKQALETAQILQEVAEKSRLVEQAIQEIESASATQAQAIEQINQGLSQVSSVVQTNAATAEESSASSEELAAQAHTLQEEVGKFHLLKEQSNDTSTPLNVRTVARNKPQNQSSLEKDTIKY
- a CDS encoding DUF1847 domain-containing protein encodes the protein MDRNESDRSCIDCGTAKCGKSDKKYPTFCLTEQMDEQILKEAMALYLEKEENQKIAIASAEVEAENYCKMTRIEEIIEFAKKIGAAKIGIATCVGLLSEARTAAKIFKKHGLQVYGAACKVGAQPKVTIGIPKTCEVVGANMCNPILQAKILNENDTDLNVVIGLCVGHDSLFYKYSDAWVTTLITKDRVLGHNPVAALYQANAYYSRLMEEGKKEE